Proteins from a genomic interval of Tenacibaculum sp. SZ-18:
- a CDS encoding MBL fold metallo-hydrolase, whose protein sequence is MKIEQIYTKCLSQGAYYIESNGEVAIIDPLREVQPYLEKAEKDGAKIKYIFETHFHADFVSGHITLAEKTGAKIVYGPTAKTNFEAHIAKDNESFFVGNLEIVAIHTPGHTMESTIYLLKDESGKDYAIFSGDTLFIGDVGRPDLAQKGDITKEDLAGFLFDSLRHKIMVLNDDVIVYPAHGAGSACGKNLSKETVSTIGDQKKRNYALRENMTREEFIKEVTDGLLPPPDYFPLNVKLNKEGYESIYTILEKGSKSLSVGQFVEKTEEYDALILDVRHQFDFIQGFIPKSMFIGLNGTFAPWVGALIKDIHQPIVLVTPEGKEEETITRLARVGFDNVIGYLEGGFESWKKAGKTIDTLKSITAEELEKNIENNAIVFDVRKPGEFENEHIKDVKSTPLDYLNNYLSVFPKDKDFFIHCAGGYRSVIAASILKAKGFNNVIDVAGGFAAIRKTNIKTTTPVCNISS, encoded by the coding sequence ATGAAGATCGAGCAAATTTATACGAAATGTTTATCGCAAGGAGCATATTACATTGAAAGTAATGGAGAGGTAGCAATCATTGATCCTTTGAGAGAAGTACAGCCGTATTTAGAGAAAGCAGAAAAGGATGGTGCGAAGATTAAGTATATTTTCGAAACTCATTTTCATGCAGATTTTGTAAGTGGGCATATTACATTGGCAGAGAAAACTGGTGCCAAAATTGTTTATGGTCCAACAGCGAAAACAAATTTCGAAGCTCATATAGCGAAAGATAATGAATCGTTCTTTGTTGGAAATTTAGAAATAGTTGCAATTCATACCCCAGGTCATACCATGGAGAGTACAATTTATTTATTGAAGGACGAATCTGGTAAAGATTATGCAATTTTTAGTGGAGATACTCTATTTATTGGAGATGTTGGGAGACCAGATTTGGCTCAAAAAGGAGATATTACAAAAGAAGATTTAGCAGGCTTTTTGTTTGATAGTCTTAGGCATAAGATAATGGTTTTGAATGATGATGTAATTGTATATCCAGCTCATGGAGCAGGTTCTGCATGTGGTAAAAACTTAAGTAAAGAAACTGTTAGTACTATTGGCGACCAAAAGAAAAGAAATTACGCGTTAAGGGAGAATATGACACGTGAAGAGTTTATCAAAGAAGTAACTGATGGTTTGTTACCACCACCAGATTATTTTCCTTTGAATGTGAAGTTAAATAAAGAGGGATACGAATCAATTTATACAATTTTAGAGAAGGGTTCTAAGTCTTTATCTGTTGGTCAGTTTGTTGAAAAAACTGAAGAATACGATGCTTTAATTTTAGATGTTCGTCATCAATTTGATTTTATTCAAGGTTTTATACCGAAATCAATGTTTATCGGTTTAAACGGAACATTTGCGCCTTGGGTTGGAGCTTTAATAAAAGATATCCATCAACCAATTGTTTTAGTTACTCCAGAAGGTAAAGAAGAGGAAACAATAACTCGTTTGGCGAGAGTTGGTTTTGATAATGTAATTGGTTATTTAGAAGGTGGATTTGAATCTTGGAAGAAAGCAGGTAAAACTATTGATACGTTGAAATCAATTACTGCTGAGGAATTAGAAAAAAACATCGAGAATAATGCAATTGTTTTTGATGTAAGAAAGCCGGGAGAGTTTGAAAATGAGCATATAAAAGATGTCAAAAGTACTCCGTTAGATTATTTAAATAATTACCTTAGTGTATTTCCTAAAGACAAAGACTTTTTTATTCACTGTGCTGGAGGATACAGATCTGTAATTGCAGCATCTATTCTAAAGGCCAAAGGTTTTAATAATGTAATTGATGTTGCTGGTGGTTTTGCAGCAATACGTAAAACAAATATAAAAACAACAACACCTGTTTGTAATATATCTTCATAA
- a CDS encoding heavy-metal-associated domain-containing protein, with translation MTREIYIENLKCGGCANTIKNGLNEIKGVDNVEVNVEESKVSFNAPEKIVETIKAKLSKLGYPEVGDENNLLHKAKSFISCAVGRIK, from the coding sequence ATGACAAGAGAAATTTATATAGAAAATTTAAAATGTGGTGGTTGTGCAAATACTATAAAAAACGGACTAAATGAAATTAAAGGAGTTGATAATGTTGAAGTAAATGTTGAAGAGTCAAAAGTTAGTTTTAACGCTCCAGAAAAAATAGTTGAAACTATTAAGGCAAAATTATCGAAGCTCGGATATCCAGAAGTAGGAGATGAGAACAACTTATTGCACAAGGCGAAATCATTTATAAGTTGTGCTGTAGGAAGAATTAAATAG
- a CDS encoding solute carrier family 26 protein, translated as MPKYRKDQFEGDLIAGITVATVLIPQGIAYALIAGLPPIYGLYSALIPQVVYAIFGSSRHVAIGPVATDSLIVAASISTVALMGSESYIAIAIFLAFMVGCIQFLMGVFRLGFIVNFLSKPVITGFTSAVAITIGLNQFRNFFGVDFLQSDQIHILLDDILSRIFEFDLKTTIIGCIASLIIIVCRRINKKIPNALIVVVLGIIIMYFFRSNFTEVAIVEGIPSGLPGFEVPEFNFGLIKELLPMTFTLVMVGYLEIISIGKYIETQQEEYKIDSNQELIALGLSNIVGSFFKAYPSTSSFSRSAINFDAGARTGIAAFISAGLVMVTLLFLTPVFYFLPKTVLSAIIIVAVFRLVNVKEARFLWRANNLDFWLLLATFCATLFFGIEYGILIGVGLSLIVLIFRTSRPNVVELGKVPDSDFYRNKIRFKEVVIEDEVLVFRFDAQLFYANSNYFREQLELMVKDKGDKLKLIVLDGESINRVDSTGIEMLKQQIVFYKRKEILFYFAGIKGPVRDAIFKAGMLDVVSIDHFFMRANWAVLFYKTGDNQNQKKYAQYIHQAYE; from the coding sequence TTGCCTAAGTATAGAAAGGATCAGTTTGAAGGCGATTTAATCGCTGGAATAACTGTCGCAACAGTTTTAATTCCTCAAGGAATTGCATACGCATTAATTGCAGGTTTACCTCCAATTTATGGTTTATATTCAGCATTAATTCCGCAAGTAGTTTATGCAATCTTCGGTTCTTCCAGACATGTTGCTATTGGTCCTGTAGCAACGGATTCATTAATTGTAGCAGCTAGTATTTCTACTGTTGCTTTAATGGGATCGGAAAGTTACATTGCCATTGCAATATTTTTAGCATTTATGGTTGGTTGTATTCAATTTTTAATGGGAGTTTTTCGACTTGGGTTTATTGTGAATTTTTTATCTAAACCAGTAATCACTGGATTTACATCTGCAGTGGCAATTACAATTGGTTTAAATCAATTTCGAAACTTTTTTGGAGTTGATTTTTTACAAAGTGATCAAATTCATATTTTATTGGACGATATCTTATCTAGAATTTTTGAATTCGATTTAAAGACCACGATTATAGGTTGTATTGCAAGTCTTATTATCATAGTTTGTAGGCGGATTAATAAGAAAATTCCAAATGCACTAATAGTAGTAGTTCTTGGAATTATTATCATGTACTTTTTTAGGAGTAATTTTACCGAAGTTGCAATCGTAGAAGGAATTCCTTCTGGACTACCTGGATTTGAAGTTCCAGAGTTTAATTTTGGGTTGATAAAAGAGTTACTTCCAATGACCTTTACCCTGGTAATGGTTGGTTATTTAGAAATAATTTCTATTGGAAAATATATCGAGACTCAGCAAGAAGAGTATAAAATTGATTCTAACCAAGAATTAATAGCTTTAGGATTGAGCAATATTGTTGGATCATTTTTTAAAGCTTATCCTTCTACATCAAGTTTTTCGAGATCAGCAATAAACTTCGATGCAGGAGCTAGAACTGGAATTGCAGCTTTTATATCAGCTGGATTAGTGATGGTAACTTTATTGTTTTTGACACCAGTTTTTTATTTTTTACCAAAAACAGTACTATCAGCCATAATTATTGTAGCCGTTTTCAGATTGGTTAATGTAAAAGAAGCTCGCTTTTTATGGAGAGCAAATAATTTAGATTTCTGGTTATTATTAGCTACTTTTTGCGCCACTTTATTTTTTGGAATTGAATACGGAATTTTAATAGGAGTGGGATTATCATTAATTGTATTAATTTTCAGAACATCAAGACCAAATGTAGTAGAGCTAGGAAAGGTTCCTGATTCTGACTTTTACAGAAATAAAATTCGTTTTAAAGAAGTTGTTATCGAAGATGAAGTGTTAGTTTTTCGTTTTGATGCGCAATTATTTTATGCGAATTCAAATTACTTTCGAGAGCAGCTAGAATTAATGGTGAAAGATAAAGGAGACAAACTAAAACTTATTGTTTTAGATGGTGAGAGTATCAATAGAGTCGATAGTACTGGGATAGAAATGCTGAAGCAGCAAATTGTATTTTATAAGAGAAAAGAAATACTTTTTTATTTTGCAGGAATTAAAGGTCCAGTAAGAGATGCTATTTTTAAGGCCGGTATGTTAGATGTTGTAAGTATTGACCATTTCTTTATGAGAGCAAATTGGGCTGTACTATTTTATAAAACAGGAGATAATCAAAATCAAAAAAAATACGCTCAGTATATACATCAGGCGTATGAATAA
- the ruvB gene encoding Holliday junction branch migration DNA helicase RuvB, which produces MNDHLNPDSTNYSREEMDVEKKLRPLSFDDFTGQEQAIENLKIFVEAANQRDEALDHALFHGPPGLGKTTLANILANELGVGIKVTSGPVLDKPGDLAGLLTNLDERDVLFIDEIHRLSPVVEEYLYSAMEDYKIDIMIESGPNARTVQISLEPFTLVGATTRSGLLTAPMRARFGISSRLHYYSTELLTTIIQRSAMILGVPISMEAAIEIAGRSRGTPRIANALLRRVRDFAQIKGDGNINLSIAQYALKALNVDAHGLDEMDNKILHTIINKFKGGPVGITTLATAVGENAETIEEVYEPFLIQEGFIMRTPRGREVTDLAYKHLGKIKESSQGELF; this is translated from the coding sequence ATGAATGATCACTTAAATCCTGATAGTACAAATTATTCGAGAGAAGAAATGGATGTTGAAAAGAAATTACGTCCTTTATCCTTTGATGATTTTACAGGTCAGGAGCAAGCAATTGAAAATTTGAAAATATTTGTGGAGGCGGCAAATCAAAGAGATGAAGCTTTGGATCATGCTTTGTTTCATGGGCCTCCAGGGTTAGGTAAAACCACGCTTGCCAATATTTTGGCAAATGAGTTAGGAGTAGGAATTAAAGTTACATCTGGTCCTGTTTTAGATAAACCGGGAGATTTAGCTGGTTTACTTACAAATTTAGATGAGAGAGATGTGCTTTTTATAGATGAGATTCATCGATTAAGTCCAGTTGTTGAAGAATATTTATATTCAGCAATGGAAGATTATAAAATCGATATAATGATTGAGTCAGGTCCAAATGCTAGAACTGTTCAAATAAGTTTAGAACCTTTTACCTTGGTAGGTGCAACAACAAGATCTGGTTTATTGACAGCTCCAATGAGAGCCCGTTTTGGCATTAGTAGTCGTTTACATTATTATTCTACTGAGCTTTTAACAACTATCATCCAACGAAGTGCAATGATCTTGGGTGTTCCAATTTCAATGGAAGCGGCTATTGAAATTGCAGGTAGAAGTAGAGGTACTCCTAGGATAGCAAATGCGTTACTGAGAAGAGTCCGAGATTTTGCTCAAATTAAAGGAGATGGGAATATTAATTTGAGCATTGCTCAATATGCTTTAAAAGCACTTAATGTAGACGCACACGGATTGGATGAAATGGATAACAAAATTCTTCATACAATTATAAATAAGTTTAAAGGAGGGCCAGTGGGTATAACAACTTTGGCAACAGCTGTTGGTGAAAATGCAGAAACAATTGAAGAAGTATATGAGCCTTTTTTAATTCAAGAAGGATTTATTATGCGGACTCCTAGAGGTAGAGAAGTAACAGATTTAGCTTACAAACATTTAGGAAAAATAAAAGAAAGTAGTCAAGGAGAGTTGTTTTAA